The following are encoded in a window of Mycobacterium vicinigordonae genomic DNA:
- a CDS encoding metallophosphoesterase gives MADVLPVLLRTGAALAGSAVAGIGYASLVERNAFVLREVTIPVLSPGSTPLRVLHVSDLHMTPNQRRKQAWLRELASWEPDLVVNTGDNLAHPKAVPAVVQALGDLLSRPGVFVFGSNDYFGPRLKNPANYLTNPDHRVKGEPLPWQDLRAAFTERGWLDMTHTRREFEVAGLHIAAAGVDDPHIDRDRYDTIAGPASPAANLKLGLVHSPEPRVLDRFASDGYQLVMAGHTHGGQLCVPFYGAIVTNCGLDRSRAKGPSQWGANMRLHVSAGIGTSPFAPVRFCCRPEATLLTLIATPMGGRDATSNLGRSQPSMSVR, from the coding sequence ATGGCTGATGTACTGCCCGTCCTATTACGCACCGGTGCCGCACTGGCCGGCTCGGCAGTCGCCGGGATCGGTTACGCCTCGCTAGTCGAGCGCAATGCATTCGTGCTGCGCGAGGTGACGATCCCGGTTCTGAGCCCCGGCTCCACACCGCTGCGGGTGCTGCATGTCAGCGACCTGCACATGACGCCCAACCAACGTCGTAAGCAGGCCTGGTTGCGTGAGCTGGCCAGCTGGGAGCCTGACCTGGTGGTCAATACCGGCGACAACCTGGCGCACCCGAAGGCGGTGCCCGCGGTGGTGCAAGCGCTCGGCGACCTGCTGTCTCGGCCTGGTGTGTTTGTCTTCGGCAGCAACGACTACTTCGGCCCGCGGCTGAAGAACCCGGCGAACTATCTGACCAACCCGGACCACCGTGTCAAGGGTGAGCCGCTGCCCTGGCAGGACCTGCGTGCGGCATTCACCGAACGCGGCTGGCTGGACATGACGCACACCCGGCGCGAGTTCGAGGTCGCTGGCTTGCACATCGCCGCCGCCGGCGTCGACGACCCCCACATCGACCGGGACCGCTACGACACCATCGCGGGCCCGGCTAGCCCCGCCGCCAACCTGAAGCTGGGCTTGGTGCACTCCCCCGAGCCGCGGGTGCTGGACCGCTTCGCCTCCGACGGCTACCAGCTGGTGATGGCGGGCCACACCCACGGCGGGCAGCTGTGCGTGCCGTTCTACGGGGCAATCGTGACCAATTGCGGCCTAGACCGCTCCCGCGCCAAGGGTCCGTCGCAATGGGGTGCGAACATGCGGCTGCACGTCTCCGCTGGCATCGGCACGTCACCGTTCGCCCCGGTGCGGTTCTGCTGCCGGCCCGAGGCCACCCTGCTGACGTTGATCGCCACCCCGATGGGTGGCCGGGACGCGACCAGCAACCTGGGGCGCTCCCAGCCCAGCATGTCGGTGCGTTGA
- a CDS encoding PLP-dependent cysteine synthase family protein: MTDRARVAVHNRSRSWADNAIRLIEADARRSADTHLLRYPLPSAWGHDCDVALYLKDETTHITGSLKHRLARSLFLYALCNGWVDEGTTVVEASSGSTAVSEAYFAALLGLPFVAVMPAGTSAAKIALIESQGGRCHFVEHSGEVYAEAARVAAETGGHYLDQFTNAERATDWRGNNNIAESIYLQMRDETHPIPAWIVAGAGTGGTSATIGRYIRYRRHATRLCVVDPENSAFFPAYAAGRYDIVTGVSSRIEGIGRPRVEPSFLPSVVDRMVSVPDAASIAASRHASAVLGRRVGPSTGTNLWGAFELLAEMVANGRDGSVVTLLADSGDRYTDTYFDDEWVAAQGLDPSGPGQTLAEFERSGRWV; the protein is encoded by the coding sequence TTGACCGATCGGGCTCGGGTCGCGGTCCACAACCGGTCCCGAAGCTGGGCCGACAATGCGATCCGGCTGATCGAGGCGGATGCCCGACGCAGCGCTGACACTCATCTGCTGCGCTACCCGCTGCCGTCTGCGTGGGGTCACGACTGCGATGTCGCGTTGTATCTGAAAGACGAAACGACGCATATCACCGGCAGCCTTAAGCACCGGCTGGCCCGTTCGCTGTTTCTCTACGCACTGTGTAACGGATGGGTCGACGAGGGCACGACGGTGGTCGAGGCGTCCTCTGGTTCGACGGCGGTGTCCGAGGCGTATTTCGCAGCGCTGCTGGGTCTGCCGTTCGTCGCCGTGATGCCGGCGGGCACCAGCGCCGCGAAAATCGCGCTGATCGAATCACAGGGTGGCCGTTGCCATTTCGTGGAGCACTCCGGCGAGGTCTACGCCGAAGCCGCGCGGGTCGCCGCGGAGACGGGCGGCCACTACCTGGATCAGTTCACCAACGCCGAGCGGGCCACCGACTGGCGGGGCAACAACAACATCGCCGAATCGATCTATCTGCAGATGCGTGACGAGACGCATCCGATCCCGGCCTGGATCGTGGCGGGCGCCGGCACCGGTGGAACCAGTGCCACGATCGGCCGCTACATCCGCTACCGGCGGCACGCGACGCGACTTTGCGTCGTAGACCCCGAGAACTCGGCCTTCTTCCCCGCCTACGCCGCAGGGCGGTACGACATCGTGACGGGGGTGTCGTCGCGGATCGAGGGCATCGGTCGCCCCCGGGTCGAGCCGTCGTTTCTGCCGTCGGTCGTCGACCGGATGGTCTCGGTGCCCGACGCCGCCTCGATCGCGGCCTCGCGCCACGCCAGCGCCGTTCTGGGCCGCCGGGTTGGGCCGTCGACCGGGACCAACCTCTGGGGAGCGTTCGAACTGCTCGCCGAGATGGTCGCCAACGGGCGCGACGGCTCGGTGGTGACCCTGCTCGCCGACAGCGGCGACCGCTACACCGACACCTATTTCGACGACGAGTGGGTGGCAGCCCAGGGCCTCGATCCCAGCGGTCCGGGCCAGACGCTGGCCGAGTTCGAGCGTTCCGGCCGCTGGGTCTAG
- a CDS encoding cytochrome P450 → MTWRRSPCCVVRVPTPLSSPPGLPAPRGFRSVFASAYAVAYLLGGERRMLRLIRRYGPIMTMPILSLGDVAIVSDPALAKEVFSAPTDVLLGGEGVGPAAAIYGSGSMFVQEEPEHLRRRRLLTPPLHGAALNGYLPIIQTCARAAMRDWPVDTPFEMLYAARDLMLDVIVRVIFGVDDLDEVRRLGRPFEKLLNLGVSEQLTVRYALRGLGTLRVWPSRARANREIDDVVLPLIAARRGEPDLASRRDILALLMNARTEDGERLSDSEIRDDLVTLMLAGHETTATTLAWVFDLLLHHPDALRRVREEASSGAETFTTAVIEETLRVRPPAPLTARVAAKPFPIGGYTVGAGTRIVVHIIAINRNPAVYDSPLEFRPERFLGTRPQTYAWVPFGGGVKRCLGAAFSMRELITVLHVLLREGEFSAVDSAPERIVRRSIMLAPRRGTRVLFRPRAAG, encoded by the coding sequence TTGACCTGGCGTCGATCGCCGTGTTGTGTCGTGCGGGTGCCAACTCCGTTGAGTTCTCCACCCGGGCTACCCGCTCCGCGGGGGTTTCGTAGCGTCTTCGCGTCCGCGTACGCCGTGGCCTATTTGTTGGGCGGTGAGCGGAGGATGCTGCGGCTGATCCGGCGGTACGGGCCGATCATGACCATGCCGATCCTGAGTCTGGGCGATGTCGCCATCGTTTCTGACCCGGCGCTGGCCAAGGAAGTGTTCAGCGCGCCAACCGATGTGCTGCTCGGCGGCGAGGGCGTGGGTCCCGCGGCCGCGATTTACGGGTCGGGGTCGATGTTCGTTCAGGAGGAGCCAGAACACCTCCGGCGCCGCCGGCTGCTGACGCCGCCGCTGCACGGCGCCGCGTTGAACGGTTACCTGCCAATCATCCAGACGTGCGCTCGCGCAGCGATGCGCGATTGGCCCGTTGATACGCCGTTCGAAATGCTTTATGCAGCAAGGGATTTAATGCTTGACGTGATTGTGCGGGTGATCTTCGGCGTCGACGATCTTGACGAAGTGCGGCGGCTGGGGCGGCCATTCGAAAAGCTGCTGAACTTAGGAGTGTCAGAGCAATTGACGGTTCGCTATGCGCTGCGCGGACTCGGCACGTTGCGGGTGTGGCCGTCGCGCGCGCGTGCCAACCGCGAAATCGACGACGTCGTACTGCCGCTTATCGCCGCCCGGCGAGGCGAACCCGATCTGGCGTCTCGCCGCGACATCTTGGCGCTGTTGATGAATGCGCGCACTGAAGACGGAGAGCGGTTGTCGGACAGCGAGATTCGCGACGACCTGGTCACCCTGATGCTGGCCGGTCATGAGACCACCGCGACCACGCTGGCCTGGGTCTTCGACCTGCTGCTGCATCATCCCGATGCACTGCGACGGGTGCGGGAGGAGGCATCGAGCGGTGCCGAAACGTTCACCACGGCGGTGATCGAGGAGACGTTGCGGGTGCGTCCGCCGGCCCCGTTGACGGCGCGGGTCGCCGCGAAACCTTTTCCAATCGGCGGCTATACGGTGGGCGCTGGGACCCGCATCGTCGTGCACATCATCGCGATCAATCGCAATCCGGCCGTCTATGACAGCCCGCTCGAGTTCCGCCCGGAACGATTCCTCGGGACCCGGCCCCAGACGTACGCCTGGGTGCCGTTCGGCGGTGGCGTCAAACGGTGTCTGGGCGCGGCGTTTTCGATGCGCGAGCTGATCACCGTGCTGCACGTGCTGCTGCGCGAAGGCGAGTTCAGCGCGGTGGACAGCGCGCCCGAACGTATCGTGCGGCGATCCATCATGCTGGCGCCGCGCCGCGGCACCAGAGTTCTGTTTCGACCGCGGGCGGCGGGCTAG